AATAGCCGGAACGGGCATACAAGTAATGCGCCGAGATAGAAGATGGACGTTAATGCTCGGCAACGTCTCTACTTGAGAGACATCGGTAGAGAAACCTGAGGGCCTGACTGTGGTTGTAGTCATCTAAATAGAACCAGATGAAGAATGCCTTCCTATAGAACGTTAAGAGTTTTTAAGCTGGCTGTAGTCCCCCAAAAGCCGGATTATTATTTTCTATCGAAAGTATGATTTTTCAGTTGTGCCAAAGATTTATTCGTTAGAAGGGAGTATTATATGCGTTAATACATAAAAGTTATTAAGTATACATTTTATTTTCCTTCTTTGGGGGGATGTCTTTTTTTTATCTGTTCGTAAAATTCAGTTGGTGGGTCTAACAATTGCTAATCCCGTTCTAGACACCTCGAACATTTAATTTTTCAGAGTTGAGCTGGATAAGTTCCAGCACAGAGAATTTTTCTCTTAGAAAACATTAAAAATTACTGCTTTTGCCGTGTAGGAATGGGTCTATCTAATGATGGTTGTCTCTCAAGTCAGTGTTATTGTTCCCGCCTATAATGTTCGCTCTTATATCGAACCGGCTCTGGTCTCTTTACAAAATCAATCCTTTCCAGACTTCGAGGCGATTATTGTTGATGACGGTTCTACCGATGGTACGGCGGAGGTGGTTAAAGGATTTTGTGAGCGTGATTCACGCTTTCAGTTACTGCAAAAACAGAATGGAGGTCTCTCCTCAGCTCGCAACTATGGCATCCGTCATTCCCGTTCCCCCTACATTGCCCTCTTGGATGGCGATGATGTCTACGAACTTGATAAATTATCCACCCATGTCGCTGTACTTGATCGCGCTGCCGATGTCGGGGTTGTGTATAGTGCCTCACGGGCAATCCGTGACGACGGACGCCCAACCTTAATGTCCCTGAGTGGGAAGCCGATCATGTCTGACCCCCTCTTAGCTTTACTGTGCAAAAACTTTGTTGGTCACGGTTCTAATGCTGTGTTCCGCCGCACCCTATTCGATCAGGTGGGTGAATTTGACGAAGGGTTACGTAGCTCTGAGGATATCGATTTTTGGCTGAGGATTGCAGCAACGCGGCGCTGGCACTTCCATCGCCTACCCCAAATTCTATGTGGCTATCGCGTTCGTCCGTCTGGACTTTCCTTCAACGTGGCACAAATGCAGCGTTCTCACGAACAAGTGCTTGAGGCTGCCTTGCGACGGTCTCCAGAGGTGGTCGCTCCCTTACTTCCAACCGCATACGCCTATATGTATCGCTACTTAGCTCGTTTATCCCTGACAGCGGGTAATGCACAACAAGCCCGTCATTTTCTGGATCGAGCATGGGCTACTGATCGCTCAATTTTTTATCGCGACCCCCGCTCAATGCTCACCCTGGTGTCTGTGCGTTTGTCACCACTTTCCAAGCAGGTGATTGGGCGATCGCTAGGCTCAGTAGAGTACACCCAAAAGTAGGGCTGAATGAACCGTAACTCGTTAATCAAAAGTGGGTTCTGGACGACCTACGGAGCGATCGCCACACGCGTACTAGCCTTACTCAGCAACTTGCTGCTAGCAAGATTGCTCCTGCCCTCCGAATTTGGCATAATTGCCGTCGCCTACATTTTCTGGGGGTTCGTCAATCTGTTCACGCAGGATTCTGCTGGGTCTTTTATTGTCTACAAGGGTCTTGAAGACAAGCGTTATTTAAATACAACTTACACAATCAGTCTCGGTATTGGGCTGGTTTTAGGTGTAGGGCTAATTGCAGTATCACCCCTAGCTGCTCAATTTTTCAGAGTGCCCAGCTTAGTCTGGATTCTGGTTGTCTTTGCCTTTAACCTCGTGCTCTCTTGTGCCAACTCGATTTATGCGGGAGTACTGACGAGGCGAATGCAGTATCGAGAACTCGCTAACTCCAACCTAATCGCCTCAATGGTTCGAGTCTTCTCTACAGCTGGGTGCGCTTTCCTAGGTTTTAGCTACTGGTCTTTTGTAGCGGGAGATACGGCTTTTTGGCTAACATCATGTGCGCTACTGCGTTACCACGCCAAGCAGGATTTTCGTCTAGAGATTGATCCAGAGGCGAGAAAAGAAGTATTGTCTTACTGCCTAGGAGCCACAGGATCTAGCTTAGGATATTACGTCAATGCCAACGGCGATAACTTTACGATCGGCAGGATGCTGGGTAGTACCAATCTGGGCTACTACAATTTTGCATATCAGTTGACGATGGCGCTCACCACAATCCTCGGTCAAGCGATCGGTCAAATTGGGATATCAGCCTTCGCTCAATTGCCAGATGATAAACAGCAGGAGAATGGCCTGCTGGCAGTTGTTGAACAAGTTGCTTACCTAACTGCTCCCCTATACGCCTTATTCTTTTTAATCATTGACCAACGGGCAATCTCTCTAGTATTTGGAGCCAAGTGGATACCTGCGAGTGCAGTAATTCCTTGGTTACTTATCTTTGCTTACTTTCGACTGATCAACGGTCAAATCGGTTCTATGTTGTCTGCCAAAGGTCGCCCTGGTGTTAATGCCAAGGTCAACCTTTATATTGCTCCCATCGCTATTGTGGGCTTTCTGCTTGGGGCTTGGCAAGCAGGAATTGTGGGGGTGAGTATTGCAGTTGCTGTCGTGCTGGGAATTTCCTGGACAGTCTACTGGTGGTGGGTGGGTTGCCGCGAACTGGGTTGGCCATTAATGAAGTTTTTAATTCCTTCCTTTAAAGCCGCCCTATTTGCGCTTTTTGGAATTTTAATTTCTATGAGCGTACCTGTAATCTGGAAGCCATTTTTATTTATTGCCATGTATCTAGTCTGCGTTCGCTTTTTAGCTGCAAAGAATTTTTTAATGTACTCATCTCTAGTCGGCAAAGTTGCCAATAAGTTGGCGTTATTTCAAAATAAAAAATAATGCCAAAAACTCTACAATACCCAATTAATTATTAAAGTTACTCTTCTCCTTACTCTGTTTCTCCCTATTCTGGAAAGCCGTCTGACCTCTGTGTTTATTTATTCCTAACCCATTGAATAGCCTCAATATAAATTAATATTCAATCAAAAACTTGAGAGAATTATAGAAAATTGCATCATCAATTAACTTCTAAAAAGGTTAAATATTAATGCTTAATTTTGGTTTTGTAATCGAACACAGATTAGGACACGTCACCCACTACCAGAACCTAAGACGGTGGGTAGCAGAAGATGCCGACATCCACCCAACGTGGATGCCGATTAAAACCGGCGAAAACGACATTTGGGAGCGTATGCCAATTATTCGCAATAATTGGTCGCTCCAAGCCAGTTTACGCGCCCGTGATGCCATCAAGACAGCTTTGCAGATTCAACCGCTTGATGCCTTGTTCCTGCATACGCAGACGCTGGCGTTGTTTGGCTTTCCCTTTATGAAGCAGATCTCAACCATTATTTCGACGGACGCCACACCATTCAACTATGACTCTGTCGGCGAGGGGTACAACCACAAAGTGGGCGGTAACTCCTTACTCGAACAGCGCAAATTTCTGTGGAACCGGAGTACCTATCACGCTGCTACCGCCCTTGTGACGTGGTGTCAGTGGGCTAAAGATTCGCTGATTACTGACTACGGCGTGCCTGCCGACAAAATCACAGTGATTCCCCCCGGCGTGGACATGGAAAAATGGCATTTCGGGCGCGACAAGGCGGCAGACCCAATTTCGACAAACCCAAGAGTGCGGTTGTTGTTCGTAGCCGGTGAATTTGCACGCAAAGGGGGTTACACGCTAGTCGAGGCATTTCGCAGCGGATTGACTCACGATTGCACACTGGACATTGTTACCAAAGACACCAGTATCGAGCGCGAACTAGCGGGAATGGAAGGCGTGCAAGTGCATTGCGGTTTGACTCCCAACAGCCAACCCCTTAAGGAACTGTATGCGAAGGCAGATATTTTTGTGTTTCCGACGCAAGGCGATTGCTTGCCAATTGCCGTGATGGAAGCGATGGCGGCGGGATTGCCGGTTATCGCGACGGATGTGGGCGCATTGCGCGAAGAAGTAGAAGACGGAGTAAACGGCTTGATTGTACCACCGTCGGATGCGGGTGGGCTGGTTACCGCTGTGCGAGCGATCGCTGGTGACAACACAAAACGATACACAATGGCAACTGCCAGCCGCCGCCTAGCGGAAGAACGCTTTGATGCACGCCACAACTACAGCACACTTCTCAATTTGATGAAAACGATAAAACAATGCCAACCATCTCTGTGATTGTTCCTGCCTACAATGCGGAACGAACGATTCTAGAAACGATTACATCAGTTCTGAATCAGACGTTTTCAGACTTTGAGCTGATTGTTATCAATGATGGCTCAACCGACAAGACCCTAGAACTGCTCAATACAGTTGAGGATTTACGGCTGAAGATTTTCTCATATGAAAATGGCGGAGAATCAGTAGCACGCAATCGCGGCATCTCTCTAGCTACTGGCAAGTTCATGGCGTTTCTTGATGCCGATGACTTATGGACACCGGATAAATTAGAGCTACAGTTAGCCGCCCTACAGCAGCATCCAGAGGCCGGAGTAGTTTATAGCTGGGCTTATTACATGGATGAAAAGGGAGAATCTCTTCAAGTTGATCAACCTATTTTTTTTGAAGGAAATGTTTATGCCGAGTTGCTAGTCAGAGACTTCATTGTTAGCGGCTCAAATTGCATGGTTCGTAGAGAAGCTATTGAATCTGTGGGAGAGTTCGATCCTGCTTTGCCATGTGCGGCAGATTGGGATTACTGGCTACGGTTAGCTGCTCGTTGGCCTTTTGTGGTGGTGCCTAAACCTCAGATTCTTTACCGGATAACTTCAAACTCTGCGTCTTCTAAAGTTGAGGTGATGGAAAAATGTAATCTCATCGTCATTGACAGAGGATTTCAATCTGCACCACCAGAAATACAGTCTTTAAAGAATCAAAGTCTTGCCAATACGTACAGGTTCTCAGCTCACCTATACTTGATGAGGGTTGGAACGACAGCCGCCTCTCAGCAGGCCATTCAGAAGCTATGGATGGCAATTCGTCTACATCCCCCGATTTTACGAGAAAGCTGGACTCGAAATCTATTGATTAAGGCACTGCTGATGCGACTGATTTCACCTAAAATGAGCCGTGCCCTACTCCAGTTCATCAGCAAACTTCGTACAAGTCGTAACTCAAGCCTGCAACAATCCCAACCCTAATCCTTTGATAACCCGAAAATTCATTCAGTTAAACCTTTCGCTCTGCAAGCGTTGAATGTTAAACGTCACCTCTAACCCAACAGCTTCGTCAATCAAAGATTTCAAATTAGGTGCCCTGTCATTCCCAGAGCGGGTGATTTATTGGACGATTGTTCTAACACCCCTGTGGTGGCTCTCAGGTATACAGACTCTGCTCTACCCAGCTATTTTAGTGCTTTTACTGGTCATTACCTTTGACCTCAACAAGCTCATCAGAACTTCATTACCAGTCAGTGTATGGGCGTGGTTGGCGATGGCTTTGGTCATGGCTTGGACTGCCATCATTGGTCTGGGTAGCACAGGATTTGAATTTCAGAAAACGGCTGCGTTCGTAGTCACCTTTGTCAAGAGCTATTTCTTAATCTTTGTCTGTCTATCACTACCCTTTTGGAATCA
The genomic region above belongs to Microcoleus sp. AS-A8 and contains:
- a CDS encoding glycosyltransferase, translating into MPTISVIVPAYNAERTILETITSVLNQTFSDFELIVINDGSTDKTLELLNTVEDLRLKIFSYENGGESVARNRGISLATGKFMAFLDADDLWTPDKLELQLAALQQHPEAGVVYSWAYYMDEKGESLQVDQPIFFEGNVYAELLVRDFIVSGSNCMVRREAIESVGEFDPALPCAADWDYWLRLAARWPFVVVPKPQILYRITSNSASSKVEVMEKCNLIVIDRGFQSAPPEIQSLKNQSLANTYRFSAHLYLMRVGTTAASQQAIQKLWMAIRLHPPILRESWTRNLLIKALLMRLISPKMSRALLQFISKLRTSRNSSLQQSQP
- a CDS encoding oligosaccharide flippase family protein, whose translation is MNRNSLIKSGFWTTYGAIATRVLALLSNLLLARLLLPSEFGIIAVAYIFWGFVNLFTQDSAGSFIVYKGLEDKRYLNTTYTISLGIGLVLGVGLIAVSPLAAQFFRVPSLVWILVVFAFNLVLSCANSIYAGVLTRRMQYRELANSNLIASMVRVFSTAGCAFLGFSYWSFVAGDTAFWLTSCALLRYHAKQDFRLEIDPEARKEVLSYCLGATGSSLGYYVNANGDNFTIGRMLGSTNLGYYNFAYQLTMALTTILGQAIGQIGISAFAQLPDDKQQENGLLAVVEQVAYLTAPLYALFFLIIDQRAISLVFGAKWIPASAVIPWLLIFAYFRLINGQIGSMLSAKGRPGVNAKVNLYIAPIAIVGFLLGAWQAGIVGVSIAVAVVLGISWTVYWWWVGCRELGWPLMKFLIPSFKAALFALFGILISMSVPVIWKPFLFIAMYLVCVRFLAAKNFLMYSSLVGKVANKLALFQNKK
- a CDS encoding glycosyltransferase family 2 protein is translated as MMVVSQVSVIVPAYNVRSYIEPALVSLQNQSFPDFEAIIVDDGSTDGTAEVVKGFCERDSRFQLLQKQNGGLSSARNYGIRHSRSPYIALLDGDDVYELDKLSTHVAVLDRAADVGVVYSASRAIRDDGRPTLMSLSGKPIMSDPLLALLCKNFVGHGSNAVFRRTLFDQVGEFDEGLRSSEDIDFWLRIAATRRWHFHRLPQILCGYRVRPSGLSFNVAQMQRSHEQVLEAALRRSPEVVAPLLPTAYAYMYRYLARLSLTAGNAQQARHFLDRAWATDRSIFYRDPRSMLTLVSVRLSPLSKQVIGRSLGSVEYTQK
- a CDS encoding glycosyltransferase family 4 protein, which codes for MLNFGFVIEHRLGHVTHYQNLRRWVAEDADIHPTWMPIKTGENDIWERMPIIRNNWSLQASLRARDAIKTALQIQPLDALFLHTQTLALFGFPFMKQISTIISTDATPFNYDSVGEGYNHKVGGNSLLEQRKFLWNRSTYHAATALVTWCQWAKDSLITDYGVPADKITVIPPGVDMEKWHFGRDKAADPISTNPRVRLLFVAGEFARKGGYTLVEAFRSGLTHDCTLDIVTKDTSIERELAGMEGVQVHCGLTPNSQPLKELYAKADIFVFPTQGDCLPIAVMEAMAAGLPVIATDVGALREEVEDGVNGLIVPPSDAGGLVTAVRAIAGDNTKRYTMATASRRLAEERFDARHNYSTLLNLMKTIKQCQPSL